In Arthrobacter sp. CJ23, the genomic window TGTTCCAGTTCGTCTTCCGGCGGGCCGCGGCGGGTGCCGGGGCCTGGGTGCGCTCGGAGATGGTGGTCATGGCGGGCCTCACTGGTAGAAGACGAATCGTTTGCTGAGCCGGAACTGCGCGGCGGTGATGGCCATGATGATCAGCGTGAGGATCACGCCGATCGCCGAGGCCTGGCCGAACTCGAGGCGCTGGAAGGCGGACTCGAAGATCACCATCACGGCGGTGCGGGTGGAGTCCCCGGGGCCGCCGCGGGTCAGCACGTACGGCTGGTCGAAGACCTGCAGCGCGCTGATGATGGCCATGACGGAGGCCAGCAGCGTGGTGGGGCTCAGCAGCGGCAGGGTGACGTGGACGTGCTTGCGCCAGCCTGTGGCACCGTCCAGCGAGGCGGCCTCGTAGGTTTCCACGGGGATGGACGCCAGCCCGCCGACGAACAGCAGGAAGGAGAAGCCGAAGTTCTGCCACACATAGACCAGGATCACGACGGCGGCCGAGCCGCCGGGCGTCGTCAGCCAGGGCACCGCGGGGATGCCCACCAGGGACAGGGCCCAGTTGACCACGCCGAACTGCTCGTTGAAGAGGTAGCGCATGAAGATGGACACCGACGCCGCCGAGAGGATCAGCGGGAAGAAGAACGCGGAGCGGAAGAAGGTCCGCAGCCAGGCCGGCAGTTTCTCCTGCACCATGATGGCCAGGGCCAGCGCCAGGCCCAGCTGGAGGGCCACGGCCACCACCACGAACACGAGGGTGTTCAGGAAGGACACCCGGACGGTGGGGTCCTGGACCACTTCGGCAAAGTTGTCGAAGCCCACGAAGGTGGGCGCCGAGATGATGTCCCAGCGGAAGAACGCCAGGACCAGCGAGGCGACGATCGGCAGGAGCGTGAACAGCCCCATGCCAAGGATGGTGGGGGCCAGGAAGAGCCAGGCGAGCCAGGGCTGGCTGTGCCGTCCGGCCTTGGCGTGGGCCGCCGGCGGCGCTACGCTGCCTGCCGCTTGGGCCCGGTGGCGGGTGGTGGTGCTCATGACTGCCTCCTCAGGGCCAGTTCAAGATCGCGCTGCATGGAGGCCAGGGCCTCTTTCAGCTGGCGTTCATCGCCGCTGACGGCCAGCGAGACGTTCTTCATGAGGGCCGTTTCGACGGCGGCCTGCTGGGGCGGCGCCGGAATGGGGCCGGTGGTGGGGTACTTGTCCAGGGTGTCGTAGAAGACCTTCCAGTGGGCCGGGCCCTTGCCCGCGTACAGCTGTTCGTTGACCATGGACCGCCGGGCCGGGGTGGTGATCGGGTTCGGGAAGATCAGCTCCATCGCTTCGCGGCTGGCGCTGTACTTGATCCATTCCCAGGCGGCGTCCTTGTCCTTGGCGGTCTTCATGATCGCGTAGCCCGCTGTGCCGAACTGGTGCCGCTGGCTCTTCCACTTCGGGAAGAACTGGACGTCGTAGTCGTTCTCCTTCATGCCGGCCTCGTGGAGGCCCTGCACCCAGTAGCCGCCGGCGGGGGTGGTGCCGATCCGGTTGGATGCGAACAGGCCCACCAGGGAGCTGCCGCCGCCTTCCTCGGGACGGACGCCCAGTCCGTCCTGGACCAGCCCGCGCAGGTAGTCGAAGGATTCGAAGACGCGGGGATCGTCCGCGTTCGGTTCCAGCCACTGGTAGCCGCCCGAGCGCAGGCTGCGGGAGGGGTCCTTCGCGTAGAAGCCGTCCCAGAGCCAGTCGCCGCCGCTGGACTTGGTTTCCTTGAGGAAGCTGGTCTCGTTGGCGTAGAGCCAGGGCACCACGCCGCCGAAGAGCCGGTTGGTCCAGTAGTACGGGGTGAAGTCCGCCGGGCGGGCCTTGCGCATGGCCACGAGGCTGTCGCGGAAGTCCAGGTGCGTCCAGTCGTCCGCCGGCCGGTCCAGGCCCGCCTGCCGGAAGGCCGTGGTGTTGTAGTACATGTTGGCCGCGTTCCAGTCCATGGGGAGCTGGTACAGGCTGCCTTTGTACATGAAGGCTTCCACCAGGCTGGGGTGGACGTCGTCAAAGTACTCGGCCATGTCCGCGGCATCGCGGCGCAGGTACTCATCCAGGGGGTGGGCCAGCTTGTCCGCGAACAGCTGGGCACCTTCCGTGGCCACATAGACCACGTCCGGCGGCGTTCCGGCAGCCACCATGGTGAGGATCTTGGTGAAGAAGTCCTTCCAGTCCACGGCCTGGATGGCCTGGACCTTGACCCGGATCTCCGGGTGGAGCCGGGTGAATGCATCGATGGCCCGCTGGCGGGCGGCGGCGTCTGCGGCCGTTCCCATGATGGCAATGCTGAGGCTGTTGTCTCCCCGCCCGGGAATGTCGGTTCCGGAGAGCCGCGGCCACGACGCCACGGTTGCCCCCACAATTCCCACGCCAAGGGCACCCAGGGCGGTCCTGCGCGAGATCTCGCGCAGGCGGCCGTTTGTGGCACCAGTCATGTCTATTTCCTTCCTAACACGTGTGAGGTAGCCTAAATCACCGACCTAACACGTGTCAAGCGTCACAATCCCAGGACTGCCTACACCACCAGCCTGCGCCTGCCGGGCCGTAATGTGGGAGGCTGAAGAGGATGAATTTCCACAAGGCCGGCCCCCGGGCGGCACAGCAGACAGACACACGGGGCCCAGGCACGGGGGCGGGAACGGCGTTCCTCTTCGCACTGGCCACCATCGTGAGCGTGCTGGCTCTGGCGGCCACCTATTACTTCTTCGTCCGCACCACCACGGGCCAGTTCATCGACGAGTCCGCGCTGGTGCAGGCGGACACCATCCGCGGCCCGGCGGGCCGGGCAAGCACGGAGTTCCTCGACTGGCTTCCCGTGACCTCGCTGGTGATCGCCGCCGTCGTGGTCCTGTTCGTGACGATCGTCCGGCGCCGCTGGACCGCCGCGGGGATTGCCGTGGCCGCCTGCGTGGTGGCGAACCTGGCCACGCAGCTGCTCAAGGAGTGGTTCCCGGACAGGCCGTACCGCGGGGTGCAGACGCTGGAACTGAATTCCCTGCCCTCGGGCCACACCACGCTCGCGGCCTCCGCAGCCGCGGCAGTGTTCCTCATGGTGTCCCCGCGGTGGCGGCCCTTAGTGGGCTTCCTGGGCGGCACGTTCGCCGTCGCCTCCGGGGTGTCCACGCTCATCAACCAGTGGCACCGCCCGGCCGACGTCATGGCCGCCTTCCTGGTGGTCGCCGCGATCATGCTCCCGGCAGGCTGGCTGGTACTGCGCACCGGCAAGGGCTGGAATGCCTGGGACGGCTACGGCGGCCACTGGGCGTCGTCGCGGCTCTGGGTGCGGCTGTCCGGCATCGCGGTGGTGGCCTCCGCCGCCGTGGCGGCCTACGCCCTGCGGGAAGTGATCCTGGGCATGGAGCTCACCGACAGCACCAGCAGCTACTTCTGGGCCGGGACGGCCATGATCGCGGGCACGGGCTACTTCGCCATGCTGGCCGCCGTCTGGCTGTTCTCCTGGGCCGCCCGACGCCGGGGCTGACGTCCCGCACTCCACCCAAGTAAGTAGCGCTAACTGTCGTTTTGAGCCCTCAAAACGACAGTTAGCGCTACCTAGTTGGGAACGCGTCAGTAGTTGCGCCGGTGCCTGAGCTTGGGGAGCGCGACGGCGAACACGGCCGCCGCGGCCAGGCCCAGTGCGCCGGTGGCCCAGACCCCCGCCGCCAGCGAAACCAGGGCCGTGAGCCCGGAGAGCAGCACCGGCCCGCCGGTGGCCCCGGAATCGGCCATGAACCGCCACAGGCCCAGGAACTGCCCGCGGCCGCTGTCCGGCGAGAAGTCGGCCCCCAGCGTCATGATGAGACCCGAGCTGATGCCGTTGCCGAAGCCGACCAGGAGCGCCGCCAGGAGCAGGCCCACAAACCCGGCGGAGAGCGGAATCAGGAACAGGGCGATGCCCATGATGAGCGTGGACGGCACGGCAACCCACAGGCGGCCCTTGCGGTCCATGAGCTTGCCGGCAGGATAGAACACCAGCATGTCGATGGCCCCGGAGAGCCCGTAGATCAGGGAGGCGTGCGTGGCGTCCATGCCCAGGTGGTCGGCCCACAGGGGGATCACCACCTGCCGGGAGGCCCGCAGGGCGCTGAGCAGCATGATGCCGATCCCCACCGTCAGGAAGACCCGGGCGTGCGAGACCGCCACCCCGCGGAGCGTCGGCTCCGGAACGGGAGTCCCGCCGTCGGGCCTGTCCGGCACGGCCAGCTCGCGGAGGGTGAGCGAGAGCGCCGCGGCGGCAGCCATGCCCACAACGCCCACCCAGTAGGCGCCGCTGATGCCCGCGAACTGCATCACCGCGGCACCCACGAACGGGCCGATGAAAATGCCGATCCTGGTGACGCCGCCCAGGGTGGACAGGGCCCTGGCCCGGAACTGCACCGGGACCGCCTCGGTGAGGTACTTCTGGCGGGCCAGGTTGAAGACGCTGGTGGCCATCCCGACCGCGGCCACGGCGGCGGCGAGGAGCCAGATGCCGTGCGGGATCAGGGGCGCGAAGCCTGCGGCGGCGAGCGCGAGGGCGCCGGCCAGCCCGGCCCCGACGATGGCCCAGCGTTCGCCGAACCTGATGGTGATGAGCGAGGCGGGCAGGTTGAAGAACCAGGACCCCAGGCCAATCAGCGTCACCACGAGGGCCGAAACCGCCACCGAAGCGCCCAGCTCTCGGGCGGACAGGGCCACCACCGGAAGCACGGCCCCTTCGCCGAGGCTGAAGAGCACGGCCGGCCCGAACGCGGGCAGGGCGATGCTCCGGAGGCTGAAGGACTGTGAGGTGCTGGTGGCTGTCATCCCCTTCATCCTAGGGCGGCTCGGCACGCGGCCAGCGCCGCGCCCGGACGGGCCCGCCCTCCCCTAGTGCCCCGGCTGGGTCTCCTGCAGCCGCTTGATGAACCAGCGGGACTGCTCGGGCCCGTACGGCAGCACCGGGATCGCCTTGGTGGCGTCCGACGGCGTGTCCCGGATGGACTGCAGGCCCTGGCGCACCGCGGTGGACATGGTGTTGGCCATGGTCTTCACGAACTGGTCGCTGCAGGGCTTGCCGTGCCCGGGGATGAGGAATTCGTAGCGGTGCCGCAGGGCCGAGATGTGCCGCAGGACGTCGGCCCATTCCTCCGGGTACGAGTCCTCGAAGGAAGGATGGGCGCCCTGTTCGAGCAGGTCCCCGGCGAACAGGGTGCTGGGCGTGCCCACCAGGAGGTCGCCGTCGGTGTGCCCGCGGCCCAGGTAGAAGAGGGTGGCGGTCAGGCCGCCCAGGTCCACCAGGACGGGCTGGTCCTTGACGATCGCGTTGGGGATCACGATCTCGACGGCGTCGCCCTTCCCCGCGGCCATTTCCGGTTCCGTGGCGGTGACGAAGCGGCGCTGGTGGTCGCCGTCGTCGTCGATGGCCGCCGCACAGTTGACGTGCCCCCAGAACTCCGTGACGCCGTCGTCGGCGAAGACCGCGTTGCCGAAGTAGTGGTCATAGTGGGCGTGGGTGTTGACCACCACCAGGGGCAGTTGGGTTTTCTCGCGGACGGCGGCCAGGATCTGGCGGCCTTGCCGGGGGCCGCAGCCGGTGTCGATCACCATGGCGCGTTCCGTGCCGACCACGAGGCCCGTGTTGAGCAGGCATCCCTCGGTTTCCAGCACGTAGTTGTCCGGGCCTGCTTCGAGCCATCCTGACATTGATTCTCCGTATCGAGACGCGTTCCGGGGGTGTTCAGGCCTCGATTCTACCCACGCCCCGCTGGCAAAAGGCTGAAGAGCGCGGGCAGTGCCCCAGATGGGGTTTCCCGACGGCGGTTGCTGGCCATTGCTTTGCGGGCCGCCTTCTGATTCCCTGAATCTGAGGAGAAGGGACCCGGCATGTCTTCCCTATGGTTTGACCTTCGCGCACAGGACACGGCCTCCGCAAGCACGGGGGAATTCGTCCCCGGCAGCAGCTACGACACGGTGGTGGCTGGCGCCGGCATCACCGGCCTGGCCACGGCCCTCATGCTTGCCCGGGCGGGGTCCAAGGTGCTGGTCCTCGAAGCCCGCCAGGTAGGAGCCGCAGCAACGGGCAACACCACGGCCAAGCTGAGCCTGCTCCAGGGCACGGCCCTGTCCGCGCTCCGCGGCGTGTACCCGCCGGCGCAGGTGCGCGCCTACGTGGAGGCCAACCGGGCAGGCCAGGCCTGGCTCCTGACCTACCTCGAGGACCGGGGCGTGCCCTTCCAGTACCGCGATGCGTACACCTTCGCCACCACGGCGCCGGGCGCCGAACGCCTCCGCACGGAGTTGCAGGTGTCCCTGGCCGCCGGCCTGGACCTTGAGTCCACGCGCGAGACCGGGCTGCCGTTCGAGGTCCAAGGCGCGCTGCGGCTGCCCCGCCAGGCACAGTTCAACCCCCTGGACGTGCTGGATGCCCTCGCGGCGGACGTGAAGGCCGCGGGCGGCAGCATCATCGAGGGCGTGCGGGTCATGAATGTCCGTGCGGACGATCCCCTCACGGTGTTGACCCGGCGCGGCGAAATCCGCGCCCGCACGGTAGTGCTGGCCACCGGCACGCCCACGCTGAACCGTGGGCTCTACTTCGCCAAGCTGCGGCCCAACCGCTCCTACGCCGCCGCGCTGCGCCTGCCGGACGGCATGGAACCGCCGCCCGGAATGTACCTGTCCGCGGAGCCGCCCACCCGTTCCATCCGGGACCATCCAACGCCCGACGGCGGCCTGCTCCTGGTGGGCGGGTTCGGTCACCCGGGTGGTCGGGCGCCGTCGCCCCAGGCGCACCTGGAGCAGCTGCTCGCCTGGGCCGTGGAACACTTCCCCGGGGCCGAGCCCACCCACACGTGGTCCGCGCAGGACTACCAGGCCACCAACCTCATGCCGTTCTTCGGGCGGCTGCCGCGCGGCCGCGGCAAGATCCTGTTCGGCACCGGCTACAACAAGTGGGGCATGAGCAACGGGACCGCGGCGGCGCTGGACATCGCCGCCGACATCCTGGGCAGCGGCCAGCCCGCGTGGGCACGCACCATCCACCGCCGCACCACGGGTCCCCGGGGCGCGGTCTCCACGGTGCAGCACAACCTCGACACAACCCGGCAGAATATCCGTGACAAGGCGGCCCTGAAAAAACTCCCGCCCATCACCGAGGAAACCAGCCCCGCCGAGGGCACGGGTGTCACCGGACTCTTCCATGGGAAACCAGCGGCTGTCAGCACTGTGGATGGCGTTGTGTGCAGATTATCCGCGGAATGCGCGCACCTGGGTGGAATCCTGCACTGGAACGACGCCGAGACATCCTGGGACTGCCCCTTGCACGGCTCCCGCTACTCGGCTGCTGGCAAGCTGCTGGAGGGTCCGGCGACGCACAACTTGATGAAGCTTCAGTAGGCGGGAAGCCCGCCGGCCGCTACCCGACGCGCCCCAGGGCCATGAACACCACCGCCGCAGTGCCGGCGGCCAAGACTGCAAGGCCCGCCAAGGAAACCACCCGCCAGCGCCGTCGCCAGGCCTCGCGCCGGAGTGATCTGCTGTCGCCAATGTATTCGTTTTTCCCCATACCGCCGAGCCTAGGTGCACCTGGCGAAGCGATTTGCCGGTCAAACGATTCGTGACCGTTAAGTTTGGGTAAATCGTACGTTTGCAAAAGAAGTCGAGCCCCGGGGCGCGGCGCCTACAGGTCCGCGAGCGCCGTGCCCGGGTTCTCGATGGCGTCCGCGACGTACCGCAGGAAGCCGGCCGCCGTTTCGCCGTCGCACACGCGGTGGTCGAAGGCGAGGGTCAGCTCGGTGACCTTGCGGACGGCCAGCTGGCCGTCCACCACCCACGGCCTGTCGATGATCCGGCCCACGCCGAGCATCGCGACTTCCGGGTAGTTGATGATCGCCGCTGAACCGTCCACGCCGAACACGCCGTAGTTGTTCAGCGTGAACGTGCCGGACCCGAGTTCTGCCGGGGTCGCCTTGCCGTCACGCGCGACGGCCGTGAGCCGGCGGATCTCGGCGTCCAGCCCGCGGGCGCTGAGCAGGTGGGCGTTGCGGACCGAGGGAACCACCAGGCCGCGGTCGGTCTGGGCCGCGAAGCCGAGGTTGATCCCGTCGAACGAGACGATCTCCTGGCTCTCCCCGCCGGCGGCGTCCTCCGTGGTGACGAACCGCGTGTTGAGCGCCGGGTACTTCTTCAGACCGGCCGTGACGTACCGGGCGATGAACGCCAGCAGCCCGGGGGTATCGTGCGGGGTGCGCTTCTTGAGCTCTGCCCGCATGTCCAGCAGGGCCGTAGCATCCACATCCACCCACACCGTGGCCTCGGGAATCTCGGAGCGGCTGCGCGCCATGTTCGCCGCCACGGCTTTGCGGACACCGCGGACGGCGGTGCGTGCAGAAACAGTGAGCCCCGTACGGCCGTCGGTTTCCCCGGCGGGAACCGCAGCTGCAGCTGGTGCGGCCACCGGGACCGCAGGCGCAGCGGGCGGCGCGGCAATCGCCGCTTCGACGTCCCGGCGCATGATCAGCCCACTGGCCCCCGAACCATTGATCGCATCCAGGGAGACCCCGTGATCCCGCGCCATCTTCCGCACCAACGGAGAAATGACGGCCGAAAGCTTCCCGGGCACGCGCGTGGCCACGGAGGGCACCGAAACAACAGGCTCCATCGCAGCCACAGACGCAAAGCTCTTCCGCGGCCGAGTCCGCCCAGCCTTCCCCCCGCCCGGCGTCCCGTAACCAATAAGAACGTTCCCCGACCCGGCCTTCTCCTCAGTCCGGTACGTCTCCCCCGCAGCCGACGCCGAAGGCGCAGCGGCAGGTGACGAACTCCCGGAAGCAGCACCGGATGACACCGCCGGTGACGAACCCGCCTGAGCCGCAGCGGATGATGCCGCCCCGGGAGTGGCATCGGGCCTGTCGGAGCTGGACGCGATGCTGCTTGCAGCATCGCCGTCCAGCGAAGGGGCGGGGGCGGCATCATCCGCGGAGGCGGAGCCAGCCACAACAGCCGGAACCACAGCCCCAACACGAGCCACAGAAATCAGCGGCTTCCCGACGTCGAGCGTCTGGCCGGGTTCGCCGTGCAGCACGGCCACGGTGCCCGCGTACGGCGAGGGCACCTCCACCATGGACTTGGCGGTCTCCACTTCGGCGATGGGCTGGTCCACGCGGATTTCGTCGCCGACGGCGACGAGCCAGTTGACGAGTTCGGCCTCGGTGAGGCCCTCCCCCAGGTCCGGCAACAGGAATACCTGCATATCTGAGCTCATGGTCAGTCCTCCCATTGAAGGTCGTCGACGGCGTCGAGGATGCGGTCGACGCTCGGCAGATAGTAGTGCTCCAGCTTGGGAGACGGGAACGGGACGTCGAAGCCGGTCACGCGCAGCACGGGAGCGGCGAGGTGGTGGAAGCAGCGTTCCTGGACGCGGGCCACGATTTCCGAGGACACGGAGGCGAAACCGTGCGCCTCGGCGATGACCACGGCGCGGCCGGTCTTGCGGACGGAGGCGCAGACGG contains:
- a CDS encoding phosphatase PAP2 family protein; the encoded protein is MNFHKAGPRAAQQTDTRGPGTGAGTAFLFALATIVSVLALAATYYFFVRTTTGQFIDESALVQADTIRGPAGRASTEFLDWLPVTSLVIAAVVVLFVTIVRRRWTAAGIAVAACVVANLATQLLKEWFPDRPYRGVQTLELNSLPSGHTTLAASAAAAVFLMVSPRWRPLVGFLGGTFAVASGVSTLINQWHRPADVMAAFLVVAAIMLPAGWLVLRTGKGWNAWDGYGGHWASSRLWVRLSGIAVVASAAVAAYALREVILGMELTDSTSSYFWAGTAMIAGTGYFAMLAAVWLFSWAARRRG
- a CDS encoding extracellular solute-binding protein, with translation MTGATNGRLREISRRTALGALGVGIVGATVASWPRLSGTDIPGRGDNSLSIAIMGTAADAAARQRAIDAFTRLHPEIRVKVQAIQAVDWKDFFTKILTMVAAGTPPDVVYVATEGAQLFADKLAHPLDEYLRRDAADMAEYFDDVHPSLVEAFMYKGSLYQLPMDWNAANMYYNTTAFRQAGLDRPADDWTHLDFRDSLVAMRKARPADFTPYYWTNRLFGGVVPWLYANETSFLKETKSSGGDWLWDGFYAKDPSRSLRSGGYQWLEPNADDPRVFESFDYLRGLVQDGLGVRPEEGGGSSLVGLFASNRIGTTPAGGYWVQGLHEAGMKENDYDVQFFPKWKSQRHQFGTAGYAIMKTAKDKDAAWEWIKYSASREAMELIFPNPITTPARRSMVNEQLYAGKGPAHWKVFYDTLDKYPTTGPIPAPPQQAAVETALMKNVSLAVSGDERQLKEALASMQRDLELALRRQS
- a CDS encoding carbohydrate ABC transporter permease produces the protein MSTTTRHRAQAAGSVAPPAAHAKAGRHSQPWLAWLFLAPTILGMGLFTLLPIVASLVLAFFRWDIISAPTFVGFDNFAEVVQDPTVRVSFLNTLVFVVVAVALQLGLALALAIMVQEKLPAWLRTFFRSAFFFPLILSAASVSIFMRYLFNEQFGVVNWALSLVGIPAVPWLTTPGGSAAVVILVYVWQNFGFSFLLFVGGLASIPVETYEAASLDGATGWRKHVHVTLPLLSPTTLLASVMAIISALQVFDQPYVLTRGGPGDSTRTAVMVIFESAFQRLEFGQASAIGVILTLIIMAITAAQFRLSKRFVFYQ
- a CDS encoding MFS transporter → MTATSTSQSFSLRSIALPAFGPAVLFSLGEGAVLPVVALSARELGASVAVSALVVTLIGLGSWFFNLPASLITIRFGERWAIVGAGLAGALALAAAGFAPLIPHGIWLLAAAVAAVGMATSVFNLARQKYLTEAVPVQFRARALSTLGGVTRIGIFIGPFVGAAVMQFAGISGAYWVGVVGMAAAAALSLTLRELAVPDRPDGGTPVPEPTLRGVAVSHARVFLTVGIGIMLLSALRASRQVVIPLWADHLGMDATHASLIYGLSGAIDMLVFYPAGKLMDRKGRLWVAVPSTLIMGIALFLIPLSAGFVGLLLAALLVGFGNGISSGLIMTLGADFSPDSGRGQFLGLWRFMADSGATGGPVLLSGLTALVSLAAGVWATGALGLAAAAVFAVALPKLRHRRNY
- a CDS encoding MBL fold metallo-hydrolase, which gives rise to MSGWLEAGPDNYVLETEGCLLNTGLVVGTERAMVIDTGCGPRQGRQILAAVREKTQLPLVVVNTHAHYDHYFGNAVFADDGVTEFWGHVNCAAAIDDDGDHQRRFVTATEPEMAAGKGDAVEIVIPNAIVKDQPVLVDLGGLTATLFYLGRGHTDGDLLVGTPSTLFAGDLLEQGAHPSFEDSYPEEWADVLRHISALRHRYEFLIPGHGKPCSDQFVKTMANTMSTAVRQGLQSIRDTPSDATKAIPVLPYGPEQSRWFIKRLQETQPGH
- a CDS encoding dihydrolipoamide acetyltransferase family protein; translation: MSSDMQVFLLPDLGEGLTEAELVNWLVAVGDEIRVDQPIAEVETAKSMVEVPSPYAGTVAVLHGEPGQTLDVGKPLISVARVGAVVPAVVAGSASADDAAPAPSLDGDAASSIASSSDRPDATPGAASSAAAQAGSSPAVSSGAASGSSSPAAAPSASAAGETYRTEEKAGSGNVLIGYGTPGGGKAGRTRPRKSFASVAAMEPVVSVPSVATRVPGKLSAVISPLVRKMARDHGVSLDAINGSGASGLIMRRDVEAAIAAPPAAPAVPVAAPAAAAVPAGETDGRTGLTVSARTAVRGVRKAVAANMARSRSEIPEATVWVDVDATALLDMRAELKKRTPHDTPGLLAFIARYVTAGLKKYPALNTRFVTTEDAAGGESQEIVSFDGINLGFAAQTDRGLVVPSVRNAHLLSARGLDAEIRRLTAVARDGKATPAELGSGTFTLNNYGVFGVDGSAAIINYPEVAMLGVGRIIDRPWVVDGQLAVRKVTELTLAFDHRVCDGETAAGFLRYVADAIENPGTALADL
- a CDS encoding FAD-dependent oxidoreductase, translated to MSSLWFDLRAQDTASASTGEFVPGSSYDTVVAGAGITGLATALMLARAGSKVLVLEARQVGAAATGNTTAKLSLLQGTALSALRGVYPPAQVRAYVEANRAGQAWLLTYLEDRGVPFQYRDAYTFATTAPGAERLRTELQVSLAAGLDLESTRETGLPFEVQGALRLPRQAQFNPLDVLDALAADVKAAGGSIIEGVRVMNVRADDPLTVLTRRGEIRARTVVLATGTPTLNRGLYFAKLRPNRSYAAALRLPDGMEPPPGMYLSAEPPTRSIRDHPTPDGGLLLVGGFGHPGGRAPSPQAHLEQLLAWAVEHFPGAEPTHTWSAQDYQATNLMPFFGRLPRGRGKILFGTGYNKWGMSNGTAAALDIAADILGSGQPAWARTIHRRTTGPRGAVSTVQHNLDTTRQNIRDKAALKKLPPITEETSPAEGTGVTGLFHGKPAAVSTVDGVVCRLSAECAHLGGILHWNDAETSWDCPLHGSRYSAAGKLLEGPATHNLMKLQ